The Changchengzhania lutea genomic sequence AGACAAATTACAGGTTATTGGTGTGCCCTGTAATCAATTTGGAAATCAGGAACCTGGAGATTCCAGTGCTATCGAATCTTTTTGTGAAATAAATTATGGCGCTACATTCTTGATCACGGAAAAAGTAGATGTAAAAGGAAACAACCAGCATCCGTTGTATAAATGGCTCACGCAAAAGAATAAAAATGGAAAATCTAATTCTACAGTCAAGTGGAATTTTCAAAAATACTTAGTGAATAAAGAAGGGTATTTAGCAGATTATTATTTTTCTACAACGAGTCCTTTAGCACCTAAAATAGTAAATCGTTTAAAATAAAACTATGTTTAAATTATTCAAGAAGAAGACAAAGCTTGAAAAGCTACAAGAGCAATATAAATCTCTTATGAAAGATTGGCATGCTTTATCTACAACAAATCGTACTGAAAGCGATAGGAAATACGCTGAAGCTGAAGCCATTTCAAAAGAAATAGAACAGCTTTTAAAATAGGTTTATGAAATTTCTAAAAACCGTTTTTGTTTTCCTAATTATTAACTTTGGAGCACTAGCCATTGGTAGCCTACTCATGGCAAATGGGCCAATGACAGATTGGTACAATAGTCTCAATCAAGCACCATGGACACCTCCTGGTTGGGTATTTGGAACGGCTTGGACTACTATAATGATCTGCTTTTCTGTATATATGGCATACCTATACTTTGAGCATCCAAGCACTAAGTTAAAATTGATGTTTTTGGTACAGTTTATACTTAACATCATTTGGAATTACATGTTCTTTAATCAACACATGGTCTTACTCGGGCTTGTTGTTATTGTAGCCTTGACATTAGTGGTTGCTAAATTTTTATTCGGTTATAAAAATCAGCTCAAAGCCAAGAGCTTACTGATATTGCCATATTTTATTTGGCTTATCATCGCCACATCTTTAAATGCTTACATC encodes the following:
- a CDS encoding Lacal_2735 family protein → MFKLFKKKTKLEKLQEQYKSLMKDWHALSTTNRTESDRKYAEAEAISKEIEQLLK
- a CDS encoding glutathione peroxidase gives rise to the protein MNPLKIFAATLFSKSEHSKSNVQTSIYNITIKSLSGEPVSFSDFKGKYILIVNVASKCGFTTQYKQLQELHELYGDKLQVIGVPCNQFGNQEPGDSSAIESFCEINYGATFLITEKVDVKGNNQHPLYKWLTQKNKNGKSNSTVKWNFQKYLVNKEGYLADYYFSTTSPLAPKIVNRLK
- a CDS encoding TspO/MBR family protein, whose amino-acid sequence is MKFLKTVFVFLIINFGALAIGSLLMANGPMTDWYNSLNQAPWTPPGWVFGTAWTTIMICFSVYMAYLYFEHPSTKLKLMFLVQFILNIIWNYMFFNQHMVLLGLVVIVALTLVVAKFLFGYKNQLKAKSLLILPYFIWLIIATSLNAYIFLYN